From a single Eremothecium sinecaudum strain ATCC 58844 chromosome III, complete sequence genomic region:
- the YNG2 gene encoding histone acetyltransferase YNG2 (Syntenic homolog of Ashbya gossypii AEL100W; Syntenic homolog of Saccharomyces cerevisiae YHR090C (YNG2)) — protein sequence MSNERPQDPSSALEQAIQDVSNLKSEFKFLLEEIRTADLEFYEYKKKYLSKDAQIHKFIKQHGSLVENPKERELVKRIKEDMENGLRLQKEKCIVAYTLLYTVTKHLNKVKSNIDALEEDGMLAPLEEENAEFGNDLSRESSLLSSGTSFGKRKRTMTAGPSSASSSLKKRVRYERGRSVQRDMMGGDLLADDSTGNGANFGDELQHFNDELFSMNQQEEDDKQLYCFCQSVSYGEMVACDGANCKYEWFHYGCVNLQEPPKGQWYCPECRQEMANQKLKKKKRV from the coding sequence ATGAGTAACGAAAGGCCTCAGGATCCATCAAGTGCTTTGGAACAGGCGATTCAAGATGTATCGAACTTAAAGTCCGAGTTTAAGTTCCTTTTAGAAGAAATAAGAACAGCAGACCTTGAGTTCTACGAATATAAGAAGAAATACCTGTCTAAGGATGCTCAAATTCATAAATTTATCAAGCAGCATGGCTCGCTAGTGGAAAACCCAAAGGAGAGGGAGCTAGTCAAGAGAATTAAGGAGGATATGGAGAATGGACTGCGGTTGCAGAAGGAAAAGTGCATTGTTGCATACACGCTATTATATACAGTGACGAAACACCTCAATAAGGTGAAATCTAACATTGACGCATTGGAAGAGGATGGGATGCTCGCTCCGCTAGAAGAGGAAAACGCTGAGTTTGGCAATGACCTGTCTAGGGAGAGCTCTCTCCTGTCTTCAGGGACTTCATTTGgaaagaggaagaggaCTATGACTGCTGGACCATCTTCAGCCTCCTCGTCTTTGAAAAAGAGGGTGAGGTACGAGCGCGGGCGGTCTGTACAGCGAGATATGATGGGAGGAGATCTCTTGGCAGACGATTCTACCGGGAATGGGGCCAATTTTGGCGACGAATTGCAGCACTTTAATGACGAGCTATTTTCCATGAACCAACAAGAGGAAGACGACAAGCAGCTATATTGTTTCTGCCAAAGTGTGTCTTATGGCGAGATGGTAGCATGCGATGGGGCCAATTGTAAATATGAATGGTTTCATTATGGCTGTGTCAATTTGCAAGAACCACCCAAGGGACAGTGGTACTGTCCTGAGTGTAGACAGGAAATGGCGAACCAGAaactgaagaagaagaagcgGGTATAA
- a CDS encoding iron-sulfur cluster assembly scaffold protein (Syntenic homolog of Ashbya gossypii ACR112C; Syntenic homolog of Saccharomyces cerevisiae YPL135W (ISU1) and YOR226C (ISU2)), producing MFKAIGSNPSLRWSVLRKSTTISRRLYHPKVLDHYTNPRNVGTLDQNLSNVGTGLVGAPACGDVMRLQIKVDDKTGVIEDVKFKTFGCGSAIASSSYMTELVRGKTLEDAATISNTDIARELSLPPVKLHCSMLAEDAIHAAIKDYNSKRQKATKLK from the coding sequence ATGTTTAAGGCTATAGGTTCAAATCCATCTTTAAGATGGTCTGTATTAAGAAAATCAACTACAATCTCCAGAAGGCTATATCATCCAAAAGTTTTAGATCATTATACAAACCCTCGTAACGTCGGAACACTTGACCAAAATTTGTCTAATGTGGGTACCGGGTTAGTGGGTGCACCCGCATGTGGTGATGTTATGAGGTTACAAATAAAGGTTGATGATAAAACTGGGGTTATTGAAGATGTGAAATTTAAGACGTTTGGTTGTGGTTCCGCTattgcttcttcttcctaTATGACGGAGTTGGTCCGTGGTAAGACTTTGGAAGACGCGGCTACTATTTCTAATACTGATATTGCTAGAGAACTTTCACTTCCGCCTGTTAAACTACACTGTAGTATGTTGGCAGAAGACGCTATACATGCTGCTATTAAGGATTACAATTCTAAGAGACAGAAGGCAACTAAGCTTAAGTAG
- the RPB8 gene encoding DNA-directed RNA polymerase core subunit RPB8 (Syntenic homolog of Ashbya gossypii ACR111C; Syntenic homolog of Saccharomyces cerevisiae YOR224C (RPB8)): MSATLFDDLFTIQEVSKGSYNKVSRIEAISTSQESCKLTLDVNTELFPLKPQQQLTVMLATTLNLDNTKEAQNSWRAPAPGTRSLADDFDYVMYGTAYKFEEANGNKDILAVYYSFGGLLMRLEGNYRLLTNFKQENVYLLCRADH, translated from the coding sequence ATGTCAGCTACTCTATTCGACGATTTATTCACCATCCAGGAGGTAAGCAAGGGTAGTTACAACAAAGTCTCCCGTATTGAGGCTATCTCTACATCACAGGAATCTTGTAAATTGACGTTGGATGTTAACACTGAGCTATTCCCTTTGAAGCCTCAACAACAGCTTACTGTTATGCTTGCGACTACTTTGAATCTGGATAATACAAAGGAGGCGCAAAACTCTTGGAGGGCACCTGCTCCAGGTACGCGTTCGCTTGCAGATGACTTCGATTACGTGATGTACGGTACTGCCTACAAGTTTGAGGAAGCCAATGGTAACAAAGATATCTTGGCAGTTTACTATTCATTCGGTGGGCTTTTGATGCGTTTGGAAGGTAACTATAGGCTGTTGACTAACTTCAAACAGGAGAACGTCTATTTGTTATGCCGTGCCGACCATTGA